A single Apostichopus japonicus isolate 1M-3 chromosome 11, ASM3797524v1, whole genome shotgun sequence DNA region contains:
- the LOC139975760 gene encoding uncharacterized protein — MADLNADLKSYLSKSKNGGASSSGNKSSATHLTSVTSWFSSSKRSSDNETYTADEEPLMSEQDSTNGWFNQAQKDPFCPTLSKKQRILGFMLLLVSGLGCFILAWLFLPMLAIKPRKFALLYTMGSVFTIGSFSILWGPANHIKHLCSYQRLPFTAVYFGTIFATLYFVFVKRSTLLTLICSICQLLALVWYLVSYIPGGQTGLTFFTKLFATVAGKTISSTMPV, encoded by the exons ATGGCGGATTTGAATGCGGACCTTAAATCCTACCTTTCAAAATCCAAAAATGGGGGAGCAAGTTCAAGTGGTAATAAGAGTTCGGCAACCCATCTGACATCTGTTACATCTTGGTTTTCTTCAAGCAAACGGTCATCGGATAATGAAACGTACACAGCGGATGAAGAACCTTTAATGTCAGAGCAAGATTCCACAAATGGATGGTTTAATCAAGCACAAAAAGACCCATTCTGTCCAACATTG AGTAAGAAACAGAGAATACTAGGCTTTATGTTGCTCCTTGTATCAGGACTCGGTTGTTTCATTCTTGCTTGGTTGTTTCTTCCGATGCTAGCAATAAAGCCCAGAAAGTTTGCTCTCTTGTACACGATGGGAAGCGTGTTTACTATAGGCAG CTTCTCCATTCTCTGGGGTCCAGCAAACCATATCAAGCATCTCTGTTCGTATCAAAGACTGCCTTTCACTGCTGTatattttggaacaatttttgcaactctttattttgtttttgtg AAAAGAAGTACTCTCCTAACTCTTATTTGCTCCATTTGTCAACTCTTGGCTCTTGTATG GTATCTTGTCAGCTACATTCCAGGAGGACAAACAGGCTTAACATTCTTCACTAAACTCTTTGCTACGGTAGCAGGCAAGACAATATCAAGTACGATGCCTGTTTAA